The Planctellipticum variicoloris DNA window CGGTCCGCTACGGACTCCGTCCGGGTCGCCCGATCTGGACGATCAAATACGACAAGCGGTTCTGCTTCTCGGCGGCGTCGCTGGCGACGCGGATTGCGTATGTCGAGCGGCATAACACGGAACGGGGGTGGCCCGCGAAACCGTGGGATTTTATTGAGTTGCCGTGAGGCGCAACCGCGCCTCCTCTCTTAGCCCCCCTCCAGTGGAGGGGGGCCGACTGGCGGAGGGAGGCTGATCCTGTTTGTCGACGTCATTGCGGGCGGAAAAAAACGGCCCCCGGCGTGTTTGCGAAACGAAGAAAAAACGGCCCCCGGCGGATCGACGGGGGCTAAGAGGGGGGGATTTCGAGGGGGGCCTGGCGGGCGGGTTATTTCTTGCCGTGACCGTGACCGTGACCGCCCGAGATCGACACGGCATCGCTGCCGAAGATCAGGCCGCCGTTCTGCAGCAGGGCCTGGAGCTCCAGCGAGGTGGAGGACGGGTCGATGGCGCCCAGGTCCTGGAGATCGAGGAGGCTGAAGGTCAGCAGCAGATCCCGGTGGCCGTCGCGGTTCACGTCCCGGTAGCGGAAGGCCGTCGGCGGGGCCTTCAGGCCGGTCCCGGTGTCGGGATCGGTGAGGAGCGGGTCACCCAGGGCGATCGTGTCGGTGTCGACGTCGTGAACGTTGAACTCGGCGGAGCCGAACAGAGCGACTTGCAGCGGTTTGGGTTTTCGGGAGCTGAGGCTGACCCGATTGTCGGCGCTCGACGGGTCGACATCGATGGCGACTTCCTGCGGCGGCGGTACGACGGTCAGCGAGGAGAGACTGCCCTGGACGAAGACTCGACCGCCGTAGGGGACGCCGTCCACGGTGACCGACTGCTGGAAGTCGAGGACGAAGACCATGTTGTCGGTGGGGAAGTCGGCGGCCGAGGACGGGAGGTCGAGCGACCGGGTCTGGGGCGTGGCGTCTTCGAAGCGGATGGTGAAGTAGGGATTGCTGGCGTTCGCCACGCTCCAGCCGGCCGGCAGCGAGATCGGCTGGGTGGAGATGGCGACCCCGGTGTAACTGAAGTTGGCTTCCTGCGACACGACGATGGCGGCCCCCGGGCCGGCGGAGTCGAACTGGTGGCCGTTGACGGCGATCGATGCGTCCGTGGAGAGGAGGTTGGTGTAGCGTTTGAAACCGGTTCCGCCGTTGGTCAGCGGGGTGTCGGTGTCATACGTGTATGTGCCGACCAGCGGGCTGCCGGCGGGGATGGGAGTGAAGTCGATGGTCGGCAACCCCACGGCGTTGGCGTCGACGACGGACTCGATGACGCCCTCGAACTGGAGTGTGATGACTTCGGCCCGGGCAGGGCCGGCGGAAAGGGCAAGGCACAAGGCGAACGGGCCCGCGAAACGGATCATGGGGACGTCTCCGACCAGAGATGTGACTCACGAGAGGTGTGACAAGGACGCCCGAGAATACCAGTGGCCGGAGCCGAGTCAAGAACTCTCCGAGGCGGGGGGGCAGACGTGGTTGAATTCCCGGCCGGGGAAGCCACCGCCTGGCGCGGTGGATGTGGAGGCCGCAAATCGGCCAGCCGGAGCGTGCCCGACTCCTGCCCTCTGCGGTGGAGGGGGGCTGGATGATGGAAGGGGGCTGATCGTGGTTGTCGACGGTATAGCGGGCGGGAAAGAAAACGGCCCCCGGTGGATCGACGGGGGCTAAGAAGGGCGGGTTTCGGGGGGGGGGGGGCGTGGAAGACGGGTTCTTTCTTGCCGTGACCGCCCGGTCGAATCGTCGTAAGTCCTTTATTGCGAGAGGGGGGAGTCGAACCCCCACGCCTTGCGGCACAAGATCCTAAATCTAGCGCGTCTGCCAGTTTCGCCACTCTCGCGTTGCGGAAATTGTAGTCGGCCGGGCGGGGGAATGCTGCGCCGGCCGATGGCAGACACATTTCGTCGGCGGAGGTGCGGCGGAAAGTGGCGATTTCGCCGGATGTTTCAGGTCCAGCCGGCCTGGGACGGGGTGTCGCCGAGGATGGCGCGGAGCTTGCGCAAGGCTCGCAGATGCCGCATGCCGGCCGCCGCCGGGGACAGGTCGAGGGCCTGGGCGACTTCGGTATTGCCGAGCTGTTCGACGTGCCGCATGAGGATGATTTCGCGATCGTCTTCTTCGAGCTGCTCCAGGGCCAGCAGGAAGCGTTCTTCCAGTTCCCGGCGAAGTGCGGCGGCGGCGGGGGTGAGCTCGGCGTCGGGCAGGAGGCCCGCCAGATTGATCGACGACTGGCCGCCGGCGCCCGGGACCGACATTCCCTGTTCCCGATCGACGCTGCGGCGCTGGGCGCCGCGGTGCCGACGGTGCATGTCGATAATCCGGTCCTTGGCGAGCTGCCGGAGCCACAGGTGAAACGGCAGGCGGGGATCGCGGAGGTAGTCGGCCAGGCGGGTGTTGGCTTCGACCAGCACGTCCTGCACGATATCGCTGGCGTCGACCCGGCGGGCCAGCGCGCGATCGAGTCGGAGATGGACCGCCCGGCGCAGCGAGTTCCGATGACGTTCCAGCAACTGATTGACCGCGCCGGCGTCACCGCCGCCGGCGTTGTTCAGGAGCTGCAGCGTTTCGTCGGAGTTGGGCCAGAGGGGCATCGCGCGACGTTTCGAAACCTAGTTGACTGCGGAGGGGGAAGGACGACTAGGTGACGCTCGATTCCCGTTCACCGGCGGCCTGGATTTCGGGAAGGGGATAGTCGCTGACGGGCAGGCTCTGGCCGTGCAGCTCCTGGAGTCGTCGCCAGCCACGGGTGATCAGATCTTCCAGGCGAGACACCTCGGCGGGGTCGAGGTTCTGCTTGGCGAAGGGACCCTCCATCGGAACGGGGGGAAATCCCGGGTCGACGATGAACTGGGCGTGAAAGGGATTGCAGGCGAGGTGTCGTTCTGGGGCGGCGAGCAGGTCGCGGACGGGGACTTCGCCGATGACATACCGCAGGTAGAGATCACTCTGGGTAATGTTGTCGACTTCTTCGCCGCAGACTTCGCACAGATATCCCTGGTCGCATTTGGCCATCGCGGTGTTCCCTTCGTGAACTGTGAACATCATACGCAACTCGGGGAGCGGTCGCGAAGGGGACGGCGAAGATCTCGTGGGGGATGTGGCGTATCGGACGGGGGGCGGCTTCGCGTGGGACGCTGCCGCGATGAAGTGCCCGAGCGCTCCCGCGGCCGAGACGTTTTGGGATCGAACGCATCGAGACGGATGGATGCTGTAAGACTGCTGGCCGCCGGGCGATCGGCAGCGAGCCTCAGCGAACAAGGGCTTCCGGAATCCGGAAGCCCTTGTCGATTGATGTTTGAAGGTCGCGATTGTTCAGCGCGCGGATGAAGTGCGGAGTGCGACGGGCTGCGACTCTTCGGCCGGGCGGTCCTTGGCGATGTCTTTCGCCGTTTCCACCAGCGACTGCGCGTTGCGGACGTCGGCGGGCGAGAACATGCGAGTGACGACTCCTGGCAGCCGCTGTTCGGAGAGTTGAGCGATCTGG harbors:
- a CDS encoding sigma-70 family RNA polymerase sigma factor; the protein is MPLWPNSDETLQLLNNAGGGDAGAVNQLLERHRNSLRRAVHLRLDRALARRVDASDIVQDVLVEANTRLADYLRDPRLPFHLWLRQLAKDRIIDMHRRHRGAQRRSVDREQGMSVPGAGGQSSINLAGLLPDAELTPAAAALRRELEERFLLALEQLEEDDREIILMRHVEQLGNTEVAQALDLSPAAAGMRHLRALRKLRAILGDTPSQAGWT